The Xiphophorus hellerii strain 12219 chromosome 3, Xiphophorus_hellerii-4.1, whole genome shotgun sequence genome segment AGTGGGAGTAAGCCCTGAGCAGAGCAGAGAGCAGGCTGAGCGGGGGCGACGGCGGGGACGCCTCTGTCTGCAGGGGGCTCTTTGGTTTGGAAGGCAGCCGTCCTCTGCGGCCCTTCAAGCTGTCAGTACGGACCACTGTGAAGCAGAGAAAGACGAGGggcaaattagatttttttttcttcctccaactTAGTGACCCGAACTCCTCAGGAGCTGTCCAGCGTTCCCACCTTTCCCACGCAGCaggccagcaggtggcagtggAGCTGCTCTGCTGGCACATGCATTAGTGTGGCAGGGGAATATGAGCGCTCTGGGTGTATTTGCATTGGTGTGCTGTGTGTATGTGGGTGGGGGTATTACAGGACGTGTGAGACAGGTGAGAAACCTCAGGGGAATCAGGACAGTATGAGTGTTACGCAGATTTTTCACATGAGAAAAACAGcgcaaagaaaaacagaaaggctGTGTGATTCTGATGGCCAGCCTTAACGCTGTTGtggtttattttgtattgttgGATTTTGTCCACAGCATGAATGTGTGTGGTTTGGGTCATTACCGGCCTCCTGAACACCAGCAGGAgggaaaaatcacaaaaatcgTTACAATGTTggacatgtttcacattttgtgacaatttaaacacaaactttaatatgttttcttgGCACTTTATGTGACACAAAAAGTGCTTTGTCACTTAATTGAGTGACAAAGCAACTCAATTAATTTGCATCTTTTGTGAAGGCCTCGAAGGTTTAGTGAGCAAACAGAATCACATCCTTAGCTCAGGATGGAGTATCTGTCGCCACGACAACTATCAGTGGACCAGTTAAATCTGGACTTAAAGAAGAAAACCATGAGAAATACAGTTTACTTGATGCTATTTGTCAAAGATGTAAAAGAATGCACCCCTGgaaagaaatgtactttttgggCAACATGCAAAACACAACATCTCCATCCTCGTTGTGAACCATGAAGCAGAATGACCTCTTTACCCTAGCAGGGATACTTTTCTTGCACAGGGTAAGGGAAGCTGATTAAATCAAAGCCTATTCTTGTGAGAATGGCCTAgacaaagtccagatctaaatccaattgagaatctgggGAAAGGCTAAAAATGTATGCTCACAGATGCTTTCTGTCCATTATCCCGAAAAAACTAGCAGCCGCTGCTACAAAGCGCTGACTCAGAAGGggtaaatacaaatgcatgccacacttttcagattttaaataggCATAAATCTCAAAACCATGCAtccatttgtttccattttacaATCATGCACCACTTTGTTGGTCTACCGCATACAATCCCATTAAAACCTACTGAAAGCtgtgaatattttagaaatcaGGATAATGTTTTATGTAAGCAGTTTCTTTCATGTGGGATGCTCCTTACCTTCTTTCACCATGCCCACGCTTAGGCACTTCTGAAAGCGGCAGTACTGGCAGCGGTTGCGTCTCCTTTTGTCCACAGGACAGTTCTTGCTGGCCAGACACACATACTTGGCGTTTTTCTGCACGGTGCGCTGgaatgacaattaaaaaaaaaaaccaagacaTGCCGATGATCAGCCTCCAAACACAATCAGCACCtaatatttgatttgtttaattCAATTTTTCCTCCCCTATCGAAGAGCAGGAAGCAGAAGCTCGTAGGTCAGATTTTAATTACGCGCTGAAAGGCGACGGTGACATCAGTATAATTagataaaattaattttccaaCAAGCCTCGCCTGCAGCAGGGACAATTTTATTACAGCCGGAGCTGACAATGGGGGCCGGAGCGCGTGGCGTAAGGATCCAGGTCCCGCGAGAGGAGGTTGGGAGGGTGCGCGCGGGGGGAGTCTGCGTGATCAGATTGTCCGTGAAGGCTCCCGGGTCAGCTCGTGGCACCTTTTCGGAGCCACACGCAAAGCTTCGCGCTTCTCTCAGTGGGCCCCGTGGGTGctgttttctcctctgctgCGTGGCCCGCGCTGCTATTGCTGAccttattaaaatgaaaaccaaaacagCCACATGGGAGGACCGAAAGAACCCGGAGTTTTCATGAATCAAAGGCAATTTATAATATCTGAGAAGAGATCAAACATGCGCCAGTTTCTAATATCAGGAACAAGTGGTAGTTTCTGATATTAGGTATGTGGCTCCCCGCCCAGGGCGCTTTTATTTTACAGAGCGGCAGTTTTCTAAGGCTTATTTCATGTCCAGTGTGAGTATGTTTTCACAGTTTGGTAATAGTTATGGAGACTATGCAGTAATATGGGTAGGCTGATGTCACACCCTCTTACCAGAGGTGCAAGTAATAGCAAAGTAGTTAATAGTAGCTGGAAGGTTGGACATTCagtcctttttttattattagctCAAACAAAGGATGGTGGAGGAGGACTGAGAAAGCCACGTTTACTGACTGTTTTTCCATTTAGATTTTTACAGAGCAGAGTGACAATTTGAAGCACTTTTGTTTAAAGTGCTCAGTAATTATTTGTTGGTGCAAACAAGCCACAAAGCAACATGAGATTGTTAACTTTCAGTAAAACCTTCAGGGGGGGATCTTTACAGAAGTCTTtgacacatgggattaaaactcattaaaccccttttgagtttttttccccctttcttttTTATGTGGCCTAAGGTGCAGATATGATAAAGCAAAGAGGCTCCATTGAGATAAAAAAGGGCAGGATCAGACCAGCCCCGATCATCAGCATGCCTGCCTATGAAGAACAGCCCACATTTCTACCGAGAGCTTAactcttttcttcattttgatgTTAAACGCACACATGTGTTTAGTACAGGCATCAAGCAATTACCAAAGACACTCAAAACATCCCCTGTGGTAATTCCTGACTTCACATGATCGCAGAGGCGCTTGTTAAGTGtaaatgcttttatttgcagactgtttacattttacacGTTGTCAAGCTGTGCCTCTAGAACAAGCCGTAAATTAAACAAACGGAACACACGGAAAGTGCCGCAGCCTCCTATTCTTCTTTTAAACGCCTCTAGAATgtatcaaaacaaataaatccaaTTAGGAGACCCTTGCGCCGCACATGCCCGCGTCCCCAGAGAGACCAATCACACACCAATTACACTGTGGGCTGCGCGCGGCTGCGGAGCCGACGCATCAAAGGAGGCGCCAGGGCCGGATGAGAGCGGTCGCCATGGCACCACGGCGGATTACGCTCTCTGCGCCTCAATGGCCGCTGACCCGAGCGCGCCGGGGATAAGGTAGTTGTGGCTATTAACGGAGTTTATAGGGAAATCAGCATCCGCTTAGTCAGAATAGGAAGAGCGGCCGGGGCGACGCAGGCAGCCTCTGCATGTCAACGTGGGTTCACACCTTTAACAGGTCTACCGCGGGGTCAGCGAGAAACAGTGGCCCCACAGAAACGGGTTTGCAGGTGGTATGCATAAGAGTGTCATGCATATTTTTgttgcataaatatttattattttggtaCGCTTGCCTTGGTACATACGTTTTGAGTTGCTTTGAgttgctttgtttctgctaataataataataataatgaaaaagtactgAATGTTCAACCTTCCAGCTACTATTAACTATTTTCCTGTTATTTCACCTCTGCTAAGATGGTGTGACATCAGCGTATTTTGATTCATATCTGTCACTCACTGAAACCTCCTGAACACTGAGGAGAAAGGCTGTGGGATGCACTCATAGTATATCCTGCTGCCACTGCTCTCTACCAGGAAATCACATTACTGAGATTCAGTGCTGCTAGACTTAAGATATATGCGGATTTGGTTTGTTTCCCTGCAGTGGATTGAGAGCAACAGGTTTAAAGAGGTGCGTAAAGGCTGAGTTAAGTCTGGCTGTTTGACAATAAAGTCTATGTTTGACTGCAAAGTTTAATTTATAAGactgctactttgaagaaaatcTTGAGTTTTCAATGATCAATTAAAATCTCAATGAATTAACGTATTGTAACACAGGTCTGGTCTGTCTTTATCCTGTGATATGCGTTGCAGATCAGCATATATAAGGCTGCATTTGCCCCCCCTTGTTTCTTATACTCCACGCTTTAGTGATTTAAACTGCAGGTTAATGCCCACCAGGCCAACAGGGGGCCCTCAAGAGCCCCTATCCTATAAATTGCagaatttcttttgttgttgtttgttttcaacttTAACAAGAATgaacaaacttttaaatttcttcCATAGTTTTCAACAGAGCAGGAAAAACACTACTTagttaaattatttaacatttaaattcctGGGACAAGTTCACAACCAGTGACTGGCTTAACAGCAACGTTAGGTGGGAGGTAATTTATGCTGCTGCTTTAGTTTCATATTGTATGTCGTTTGAGTCACAATTTATGCACACTGCAGGTGTCAGACAATAAGTCTCTACAAGTACCTGAAAAAAGATGTAAATCCAAGCACAACTAATTAAACCTGCCTGCCAGTACAGGCTTTAAGTATTCTGCATTAAAGTACTAtacaaataaagaagaaagtCCTAATTTTAGAGAACTTCTCCAATTTAACCAATGTTCAGCTTCGATCTTTagatttcttaaataaatactCTCTATGGTGAGTGACAAACTGTCAACGTAGGAAAGAACTAGTTAGCTCACTAGTTACCTTTCAATGCATAGTGTGCATGAATACAAAGAGGGTGAATCTGTGGGGGCTCTTATCTGGACTCacaaatcaaattctgctcagAGCCTCATTCAAGCTAGGGTCGGCCTTGACTCTGTTTTCCATTTATGTGACCTATATGATGCCATGTATACTGTAGGTTAAATTCAATCTGCCATGTTTAACTCAAATTCCAACAAAGTTCTAGTGAATTCACTCTCTGAACCTTTGTAGCCCCAAAACGTCTCTGGGAACTAAACACGCTTCAAGCTGAAAAGGGTTCAGGTGAAAAATCAACCTCTCAAATGAGCAcaattgccaaaaaaaaaaagcacactgTGGGTGTTGTGGGGCCCTGATGGAGCAAGCAGAGGCAGATTCTTGACATGTAacatatttggtttaaattaaagCCCTGTAGggactttttccccccctctcaACTTAAATTCTTATCAATGTCTTTGTGGATGAACAAACAATGTTGATCTAAACTTACAAAACAGCTGCCTATTCCTGTGCATGTTGACTAACTTGTTTTTCccatttatgcatttaaaaacacacttttcgCATCTGTTTGTCACATTCTGCCACATAACTAGGTATGACTAACTTGCTTTCCAAAAGATGGAACATAAAATTTCTGTGCAGCAAGATCAGCTGATGAGCTGTGCAACACCCTTGtgcacaaaaacatatttttaatgctCTGCTCCTTGCAACAAAATGCATTATAAAAACAGGTGAGATGGagtcaaatttttaaaatacaagctGAATAGATTCACttcattactgaaaaaaaaccacacacacacacacacacacacacccacgcacagtGAATGGCACACATTATTCAGCCAAAAATAATAGAATGAGGGacagaaaaagttgtttaaCATCTGAAATTAATTCATGAGGAAATGTGCTTCGAATTGCATTAATAAACTAGCAATAATTTACAGCTAGCCTGTTCTGTGGATTAATGTGTCATAACTACTCAGAGATAATTAAATATAATCAGGGAAGTATTTCAGGGGACAATAAAACCATCACGATAATGGAGGTAATgtgcataaaaatatgtaaaaaaatacatgtattttgtgccatatatatatatatatatacagtatatatatatatatattgtatatgaAAACCTcctgtttttcttgcatatgAAGAAAAACTAGTGGTTTTCCTTATTAGTGCTACAACCTAGAGTCAAAGTGAACAAAGGAATTTTTACATATATGTTTCCCTTTACATGTGGTTGCATGCATGTGTCGCTTGCTCATGTTTGCATCTGCATGTGTGTATGTAGAGGAAGCACAGCGAGAGTAGACAGACTCTGTGGCTGTTGAGTTCTGtaacaagcacacacacacacacacacacacccccacacacaccgaCACTGACACACACCCTGCAGCCTGCTGCCGTCAGACACTGTTTTCATTaattactaaataaaaacaaattgtcaACCTAATTGAAAAGAAGGAGAATTCATTTCCACCTACCAGAGGCATTATTCAATTACCTCTGCACCCTCTGTCTTGCTGCCACTTCATTTTTGCTCCTGCAGAAAGCCCTAACAAAGTGTGCTGGGATTTGTTTCTATATAGagatatataaattaaaattacaaatagtGCAAGAGAATTACCCTACCTGATTTTAATGTCTTTCTACTTGGAGTTCTTGTGCCACTcacttatttaaagaaaacccaCCTTGCAGCTGCTAGAAAAATTTAAAGGTCTGCTGCATTTTTATGACTTGCGCGTTGGACTTGAAACCGTATCTTGCATTAGCACGTGTGCGCTGATATGTGATGTGTGGCAGCCAGAATGAAAAGCGCACGACTGAATCATTTGCGGAGCCCAAATTTCAACCTGACTCATGTTGGACTTGGTATTGTGTCAGTGAAATGTGGTCAATTTCACTGATACAATACTGACAAGCAGAAAGGAAACTTTGATTTTAAGGGGGAGACCTTTTTCCACGGCATACTCGCTGGGCTGTGTTACAGACAGAGAATAAGGGCTGTTATCATCCTGTGTTCTCAAATAAGACAAGCCACCACACACTCCTGGGTAAATGCAGACACTTTGCCCACTTGGTTGCTGGGAGAGATGACCCCCTGTGGGTGTGCTGAGCTTTCACTATGACTGTGAAGATGATTTAGAGAGCGGAGAGGAAGGTGTAAGAGTGGGAGCAAGGCAAGAGTAAGAAAATAGTTTCAAGAGAAACACGTCAGTTTGATGTAAGTTTGGAGGAGGTGACTGTGCGCGTTTGGTGGGATGGGGTCAAAGACGTTGGCAACAGGAGAGGATAATGAGAAAGAGAACAattcaaaacacagaaaagctaAGTTGATTACAGATTTTCTGTCGTGTTATCCCTACAtttaaagtgatatttttgATATATGCTGCCTCCTCCCCTCCTGTTGTTACACACCGCCTGTCAGCTGGCTGCAAGACAGCAGCTgcacttttgcttttcttaaaaaaatcctgaaaacgTCAACAAAttcatttctttgaaaaaatatccagtttataaaaacaattagtGCAATAACAATTGAGGCAACTCCACCAATGGCTTTTAGGAAGGTAAATCAGTGGatttagttagttttgtgtaaaatgtgtaaaaagaaagataaaagaaacaaagcaaggTCAAATAAGTTCATACTTCTTCTTACCTCCTTTTCACACAGTTATCTAAATACATGTCATTGTAATGTgaatgtgtttgaaataaataactaaattaactaaCTTGTTGCTGCATGGTGCCAGTCAtgctgatatacagtatatatatttatttaccatCAGCCCATGTAGAATCTTAATTTTATACTTGAAACTCAGGTTTTTATATTAGTATATTAGTATTTAATTCCATCTGAGAGTCTTTAATGGATTTTTAATGTATCTTTATCATAGCTTTTAATTTGGGcttattgttttgttatttatctattttatcACAACAGTGACTCACTTtggctgttttaaaatgttctttataaataaaccaagCAGTGATGCAGTCTCACATCCATGACATATTGTCCCACACTGTTGACTTACaggctttaaaaaaactttagagAGTTTTTACCTTGAAGAAGCCCTTGCAGCCTTCGCAGGTGCGTACGCCGTAGTGCTGGCATGCTGCGTTGTCCCCACACACCGCGCAGGTCCCCTCTCCCTGTGGGCCCCGAGGGGGCGGCGAGGGAAGGCTGTCCCCTAGCAGGGGGCCACACGGTCCCAGAGCCAGGGAACGGAAGGCGAGGCTGCTGCCCCCAGCCCCGCGGTGCAGCTGGTACATGGGCTGCTCCAGGTGCTGGCCGTGCGGGTGGGACACTGACGAAGAAGATGAGGACGAAGAGGATGAGGTGCGAACTAGCCCCCCTCCGAGGCTCTCGTAGCCGCCAACGCTGCCGCCGCTGTGAGGCGGGGAGTGCTGGTAAAAGTGCGAAAAGCGAGGGGACTTGAGGGGTCCGGACTCGAGACCCGAGCCCATGGAGTGAGGGTGAGACTGGGGGCCCAAGGAGTGTTCATCCCACATGAAGGAGGTCCCAGGCTGCTGTGTCATGGATGGGGTGGTGGGGGTGGATGGAGGGGACTGCTTAAAGTACATGGTGGTGGAGGTCATGGCCTCCATGGGTGGGACAGTTGGGTaactctcctcctccttcttaaTGGTAGGCCTGTGGGGGGGCATCTGGTAGAGGCAGGAGGACTTGGGCTCGTAGCTGCCCTCCACAAAGACGTTGAAGCTCGGGAGGgaggtggtggcagcagcagagatCTCACCCCCACCCAGGTCCAGCTTGGTGTAGTCCGGGGTCATAAGGTCAGAGCTGTAGCTGTCACCCTGGTAGCCGAAGGACTGGCCGGAGTAAGCGGAGCCTGGAGGGGCCGGCCCGTACTGAGCCTGCACACAGGGCATGTCTGCGGGGGGGCAAAGGGCATACAGACGGGTCAGAGCTACATTACACAACTCAGTCACGGGACTTTTATTCAAAAAGCATATTATTGTGTTAGTGGAGTACAGTAGAAGCCTATAGCAACAATTGTTAAATAGATATGCAACATACGGGTGGGATTTTGAGACAGATACTACAATAAATCTAGAGgaaaaagcagaatttattaGAGGCTCGTGCACATCAGCCTACCAGTCAAACAGTGACTAAAAACTTCTGCATAGCTCTATTGGAACAGGCAGTTTTTAACTGGATGCACCTTCTCCCTCCCTTATTTCTGTCACGCAGTGCCATTCACTTCATGTCATGCTTTTACACTCCTTGCACTTGTGTTGAACAATTACTCAGCAGGAATATGTGAAGCCCCAACAGGCGAACCTTCAAACCTAAGTGATTTGGTCCACGCGGTTAGTCAGGTAAGGAAGGGGGAAGAAGCAGCAAGATTCAGATCcagttatttgtgtttgtgctgtgtgtgtgtgtgtgtgggcgtgtgtgtgtgtgggttgggTGAGCGCACTCTGGTTAGTCAGATGGTAAAGCAGATGAGataacattaaataataatggAACTCTACGCTGGTGTTGGAGACTTCCCAcatacacattcacacacatagATACACTGATAAACACAGACGAAAACATACTCAGATATTTCCCCTAACTGAGGCAGACGCCAGCCGGCGGGTCTTGAGTTATCCTCTGATTTAATTCAGCTGCTGTCACAAAAACAGACCACCTTTTAAACCTGGGCTGGTCATCACATGTATCACTGCCACTCCACAGGGCGCTGTGTGATTCTGTTCATATTGATATCTATTGATATTAGAATTACTGCCATTgctatctacaataactcttcgaagaatctgaattgaaacatttaatttacctttgagatcaataaaggacttttgaattgaattaaattgaatagCACGCATGTTGCACTGTTCAGTTTGGGAAACGTACAAActctgaaatgaaaaagtgtGTTGAAACTTATAGGTCAGAGTCggttttcatgttaaatgttacatttttctatATAAGAAAATAGCCAATAAAACAacttgctaaaaaaaagaaaagaaagaaagatgttAGGTCTGATTCGAATAATTTTTCACATTCAATCCAAATCAGTGTGATAGCTGGCCTAAGATGTTTGTTAATCCCTGATGGTGGTTTTCACCAATTGacttcagtttatttcacaacaaaagTTATCTCGAGGCACATccaaaaaagaaagtaatttcAATTAAATCACATAATCCAGTTGATTCTCGGTATCAAACAGTGCATCAAGTTCAGCTcgttatttaaataaatagtcTTTGTACCCTGAAGTCAAATTTTCCACGTTTCTAGTTGGAAGTACAGAAAGAACTTAAAATCCCTCTAATTTACCCAACTGGGAAACGTCAGAGCTCACAGACTAGTAGCATGTCTCATATGGCTGCAGAGTATAAAATGGAAAGCATACACCTCATTCAACCAGTGGCACAAGGAGTGCTGAGAAACATTCTTGTGAACATGTTCCTGTTGTTTTTGAACAGATCTAGAGAAAAACACTAGATGTTGACTGATATTGCTAATGCTAGCTGGCACCACAACagtttctgctgattttctgATTTGGAGCTTTGGTGTGAAACTCCTGCTGGCAAAGTTGGAGGTTGTAAGGGAATccatccaatatggctgccacacTTATGAAATGTAgtctattgtttttttaagtgaactCTTATGATTGTTCAGACGTTGTTAAACCAGTGGCACACATTAGCAGGCTACTGTAAAGCATCTATTTGTAAACTTGTTTCTTTAGTTGCTGTTGTCTTGTACCGGTAATCCCAGTTTTTACTGGCACAGAAACTGTTTGCAAACCTGACGTGACGTCATTCTCAAATCTTAAAACAAATGGAAGGCGACACTAGGACGCGCTCGGCTCGGGAGTGACGTCATTTCCAGGTCCCACAGCGCAGCATTGCTTTCAGTCCTGGAATGTGGAGTCTGTTCTTGTGGGTTTAATAAAGGCGCCGCCATCAAATCAATGTCAATTATTTAATTCCACTGCTCACACATGGAATAATTCAGAATAATTTGACAAATCGCATTGTCTTGTATccataaataatgtaaaaattaagaagttaattttctttcctttttatttccactGAACGCTCTGCAAGGATGCCTATGGAATTGATTCTCACTAACTCCTCTGTTGTGCGAAAGGAAAAAATGAGACAGCCAACCCCGATCGaccccctttttaaaaaaaaaaaaaaaaaaaaatcaaaagacgTGGTTTTCAGTGTTCATTTTCCGTCTTGTCAGTAATGAATGCCAGCTCAGCCGGAGGCTTGTTGCGTTTGCTCCTTTGTCAACACATCGGCTGCTCCCAATTGACGCCCAGCATGCACGCACTCTGCCGCAATCACCACGGTTCCCTGCGCGTCACACTTTACCCAGTTAGGCACGGGACATGCAAGTCTGAGGGCGCTAACCAAACCCCCCTTTTCCAGTCTATCCAAAGCGGCATCCTTACTTCGACTCGGTCTGGGGAATTAAAGCCAATTAACTTTATTTGCAGCAAAACTGAAAGTCCGGTAACTTCATTAAAAACACTGTTTCTTCTCATCAGGTGGCCACAGACTTTGCCAGAAAGTATAAGGCACTCTGAAAGCAGCCGGCGTGTTTAAATTTGCGGTCGTAAATGCTCATATAAACTGCTGACGGCAGACAGAGTGACACATTGATTTAGAAGCTGTGGCGCAATTAAAATATACCTGAAGGGCTACCACGAGTTCTGCCTTTAAGACAGATCTAAAGGATTAATTAAGAATAatctataaatgtatttatttacttagcattttatattaaaaataagaattcGAATATTTAGcaagattttacatttctttttaaaacattcttaTCTTAAGTTATTTAGGTATCTACACACAAAGCGCTAAGGCAAGCCTATAAACCAATATAAcaggtttatatatatatatatatatatatatatatatatatatatatatatatatatatatatatatatatatatatatatatatatattcaggaTATGAGTCAAGCTCTATGCCTACGTGTCCCTGACGTCATCATTTTTTCTTCTACGCTACGAGTGACCATCTCTACAACCCACGTGGAAAAACACGCATGGAGCAATCAGGGCGTCATGGGGCCTTTCAGTGCAAAACctaaatagttttatttctttctactGCATCAGAGGAAGAGGACGAGAGGAGAGTGCGGCGGTAAAGTTTGAGGCTGTGTTGTGTCAGTAGGTCAAACCCCAGATAAGTATTAGTGTGAGTGCAAGTGTGTGTAAAAGACTCCCAGCACCTGCCATGTCCTGACACACCTTGCAGCAGCTCATTAGGCTGTCAGGAGAGTTTAAGTTTAAAGGTTTTTCGAGTTGACTTTG includes the following:
- the nr4a3 gene encoding nuclear receptor subfamily 4 group A member 3 isoform X1; amino-acid sequence: MNLGRSGTAEIRGRRTDGPDALFLKIFTFIGTGSEERAQPSSEQRRSDPSCATSAESSPLQEPCPGRSHDTPKPRTPSTIQREALSPDMPCVQAQYGPAPPGSAYSGQSFGYQGDSYSSDLMTPDYTKLDLGGGEISAAATTSLPSFNVFVEGSYEPKSSCLYQMPPHRPTIKKEEESYPTVPPMEAMTSTTMYFKQSPPSTPTTPSMTQQPGTSFMWDEHSLGPQSHPHSMGSGLESGPLKSPRFSHFYQHSPPHSGGSVGGYESLGGGLVRTSSSSSSSSSSVSHPHGQHLEQPMYQLHRGAGGSSLAFRSLALGPCGPLLGDSLPSPPPRGPQGEGTCAVCGDNAACQHYGVRTCEGCKGFFKRTVQKNAKYVCLASKNCPVDKRRRNRCQYCRFQKCLSVGMVKEVVRTDSLKGRRGRLPSKPKSPLQTEASPPSPPLSLLSALLRAYSHCTPRDLDYSQFSAADPPSSTSDAEHIQLFYRLLTISMETTRCWAERLPGFTELQRDDQNLLIDSAFLELFVLRLAYRSMLSEDKLVFCNGLVLHRFQCLRGFGEWLDSIRDFSTHLQTLNLDASAFACLSALVLLTDQVPGLKDSKRVEELQNKVICCLRDHLGCGASSSSTKAVPPLSRVLGLRAELRSQRTQGLQRIFYLKLEDLVPPPPSIDRFLDTLPY
- the nr4a3 gene encoding nuclear receptor subfamily 4 group A member 3 isoform X2, with protein sequence MNRRAQLLEQLQFVQLKCTSRDMPCVQAQYGPAPPGSAYSGQSFGYQGDSYSSDLMTPDYTKLDLGGGEISAAATTSLPSFNVFVEGSYEPKSSCLYQMPPHRPTIKKEEESYPTVPPMEAMTSTTMYFKQSPPSTPTTPSMTQQPGTSFMWDEHSLGPQSHPHSMGSGLESGPLKSPRFSHFYQHSPPHSGGSVGGYESLGGGLVRTSSSSSSSSSSVSHPHGQHLEQPMYQLHRGAGGSSLAFRSLALGPCGPLLGDSLPSPPPRGPQGEGTCAVCGDNAACQHYGVRTCEGCKGFFKRTVQKNAKYVCLASKNCPVDKRRRNRCQYCRFQKCLSVGMVKEVVRTDSLKGRRGRLPSKPKSPLQTEASPPSPPLSLLSALLRAYSHCTPRDLDYSQFSAADPPSSTSDAEHIQLFYRLLTISMETTRCWAERLPGFTELQRDDQNLLIDSAFLELFVLRLAYRSMLSEDKLVFCNGLVLHRFQCLRGFGEWLDSIRDFSTHLQTLNLDASAFACLSALVLLTDQVPGLKDSKRVEELQNKVICCLRDHLGCGASSSSTKAVPPLSRVLGLRAELRSQRTQGLQRIFYLKLEDLVPPPPSIDRFLDTLPY